The genomic DNA ataaataaggaaaaaaaaatttttttttttttttttttttttattattattttttaaatattatgcCTCATGGAAACATTAaatttcaaataataatatatatttatgtatatatatatatatgcatatatttttttgtatgtatgtataaatttatatataaatataaataactaAACgtcattaaaatataatgaaaaataagtAGAATGAACAAGTATGAAATGAAacaaaaagtaaaataaaaatataatataatataatataatataatataatataatataatataatataatataatataataaggaatatataatattattcataagtttactttttttttttttttttaacccttttaactattaatattttgataGTTAAAAATTGTTTTAAAATCATATAAGGTATCATATATAGTTTCAtttttactattatatatttgttgatTAAATTTACTAATTATGTAAATGAAGGTGGAAATATCTTCAATTAATGGATAAATAGGATAATTGTGTACATCATTAGTAAAAAGtagatttataatattttgatttgTTGTTAATTGAAtagtgtttttttttttttcataatgtTTTGAACAATTCTTggttttatttaattcatcgtttttattattcatgtgATTTTCTTTAcaagaaatattttcattatcatcatgattattatgtttatttatttctttttcttgggtattatttatattttgcttttctatattttcaaatatatttttatatatatctaaattTTGATTAATTAATTGTATAGTATCCTTTCTATATACAGTTggtttatattcataatatgccatataaataatacctTCTTTTTTTAGTAAATTATTGAATTGGttcataaaatattcatcatttggtttattttcttcttccttattttcttttaatatattattcatttcatCTTGGTTTTTATCATATTGATATTGGTCTTCTCTTTTAtctattatttcattattttgatgttttttatttgtatttattttattgttgaTATTAGATAACTGGctgatattattaaattctgatgtattaaaaaaatgtctAATTTGTTTGAGCAGTTGTTCATTAAAAACATTTTTGTCATAAAAGTAACAATTGTCACAATTACtgtatttatcattttgttgtttttgaataaataattttaacacATCCAAtagtaataaataatttaaggGTTTGTCATCATTTGggtatgtattattattagaaaaaaaatgtgcATTATTATACTCTGGCCCAGAATTAAAAGAAACATTACCACTACTAtcaatatgtttataattattgttatgattattttcattattattatattttttttgttgtttatTTGGCACATTTTCTGTTTCTATCTCTAgatatgtaaaatatgttAAGAAAAACCCAAGGGGACATGATCCACTACTATAATCTAACTGCAATATATGAATGGTACAATAAGAATTACATGAATTGGTTTTTACTTGATGTTTTAATTTTGGTtgtttatgtatataaaaagcTAGACCATTTTGTCCTAGAAAAGAATAAGTACTTAAGACTAATAATCTGcttgtttttatatgtatattattatcttgttcatattcatttttaaaaagatattttttcatttctttaaaatttatatttgatCCAGTTGATATAACAAATTTAGGTTTAATTATAAATCCGTTATCTAATATTAcctcatttatttttacattggatgtattataattttcactattttcatattcatgGTGTTCGTTTTCTtttgtataattataattcgAGTATGTTATGTGTTcaatttttctatttatcatatatatagaattattTAAACAAGCTACTCGAGATAGGGCATATATAATATCGTTTAATCCATAAGATGGATATATAAATGCGTTTTCGAACGAATTTtgtaatttaaatttatttaatgagTTTACTAAAATGTGTAGACGTTTTAagaattcatttttattcaagatatattttgtttctttAGAAAAACCacttaaataatattcaGGTATATTATGAACATTTTTACAATATCCTAGGTCAAGATCAAATAAACCTATACCGTACATAATATAGTCGGAAATTTTGTCTgtaatattaaatgtatttaaataatttattatgttaACATTTTCTGATAAATTTTGTATGTTATCATTTACGTCATCATAAGGTGTTATAGTACcaatattattgatattatcattattattttgttgcTGTATTCCTCTTTCTTTTACTTCTCCTAAGGAACCTTCTACTTTTTGACTATCCTCAGATAAGGATTGATTAGGCCCTTTTTTCATAAAAGCATAATTTGAAAAATTGgaaaatgtataatttttatcatagacaatatttttatatataaagttcataatcattcttttttcattcaaATTTAAGTTGTTATCTAAAAACACTTGAGATTTATTTAAAGGTACTTTCACAAAAACTAaatcatctttattattattttcttgatttaatattattgctGAGTATGGTAGATGTTgaattatttgttatttccttttcttcattttgtatattttgtgTATGATCCTTACTTATAGTGTTCGTATTTTCTTGATGTTGTTGttcattaaattttttataggtTAAATAAAAGTATTGTATACCTAAAAAactaatatatgtatgagcATTTACACTCATTAAAAGATTAACAATATtactttcattatatataattttaggatttatatctatattaaatttattgttattaattTTGAAATAATTTTGAACAATTTCttgtaattcttttttttttacttgaGTCAAATTGGAAAAAGGCAAAAATTcgtaataaaatttttccAATTTATTATGTACATCTTGAAACTGACAGAAATTTAATGAACCATTGTAATCaccataataattatttttatcaatatttattacattatagtttttaatagaaaaatatacagACAATAATGTATTCAGCAAACTTGTTCCACAGATTAATATATCACACTCAAataatttgttatttttttcatccatTTAGAGTCTTATTTTTgtgcctttttttttttttattagaatattaaaaaattaataagtggaaaaaattaataatttttataaggatgcaatatttaaaaactttttttataaaagaatgATGAGgatgtaaatttttatttaactttttatta from Plasmodium sp. gorilla clade G2 genome assembly, chromosome: 10 includes the following:
- a CDS encoding GDP dissociation inhibitor, putative; its protein translation is MDEKNNKLFECDILICGTSLLNTLLSVYFSIKNYNVINIDKNNYYGDYNGSLNFCQFQDVHNKLEKFYYEFLPFSNLTQVKKKELQEIVQNYFKINNNKFNIDINPKIIYNESNIVNLLMSVNAHTYISFLGIQYFYLTYKKFNEQQHQENTNTISKDHTQNIQNEEKEITNNSTSTILSNNIKSDDLVFVKVPLNKSQVFLDNNLNLNEKRMIMNFIYKNIVYDKNYTFSNFSNYAFMKKGPNQSLSEDSQKVEGSLGEVKERGIQQQNNNDNINNIGTITPYDDVNDNIQNLSENVNIINYLNTFNITDKISDYIMYGIGLFDLDLGYCKNVHNIPEYYLSGFSKETKYILNKNEFLKRLHILVNSLNKFKLQNSFENAFIYPSYGLNDIIYALSRVACLNNSIYMINRKIEHITYSNYNYTKENEHHEYENSENYNTSNVKINEVILDNGFIIKPKFVISTGSNINFKEMKKYLFKNEYEQDNNIHIKTSRLLVLSTYSFLGQNGLAFYIHKQPKLKHQVKTNSCNSYCTIHILQLDYSSGSCPLGFFLTYFTYLEIETENVPNKQQKKYNNNENNHNNNYKHIDSSGNVSFNSGPEYNNAHFFSNNNTYPNDDKPLNYLLLLDVLKLFIQKQQNDKYSNCDNCYFYDKNVFNEQLLKQIRHFFNTSEFNNISQLSNINNKINTNKKHQNNEIIDKREDQYQYDKNQDEMNNILKENKEEENKPNDEYFMNQFNNLLKKEGIIYMAYYEYKPTVYRKDTIQLINQNLDIYKNIFENIEKQNINNTQEKEINKHNNHDDNENISCKENHMNNKNDELNKTKNCSKHYEKKKNTIQLTTNQNIINLLFTNDVHNYPIYPLIEDISTFIYIISKFNQQIYNSKNETIYDTLYDFKTIFNYQNINS